The Skermanella rosea DNA segment CGATGAAGGGCTTCCCGTCCTCGCGCAGCCGCACTTTCACTAGGCGCTCGATGAAGCTGTTGCCGTCCTCGTCCTTGCGCCAGCGCTCCTCGTACTCGGTGGCGTAAATGCCGTTCTTGATCTGCTCGTTCACGAGGTTGATGAAGTCCGAGCGGCGGGTGGAGTAGACTTCCTCGGCCCCGAAGTGGGTGGCCGACTGCTTGAGGCTGGCGGCGACGACCTGGCGCACCAGGTCGCTCTGCACCGCTTCGAATGAGCGGAAATCCTGGTGGATGTTCAGGATGTCCTGCTCGGTCATGGGCAAGCGGAACTTGATCTGGCCCGAAACGAAGGCGGTCGAGGCGTCATTGAAGCGCACGGGGATGCGCTCGTCCTCGGCGTTGAAGTCGTAGACGTCGGAGATCCGGTACTCGTGGATGTCGGCGAACATCTTCAGGTAGACGCCCGGCTGCGTGCGTACAGACATCTGGCCGCTGCCCGCCGCCTGCTTGACCTGGACATAGCCCGCGTTGTTGGTTTGGAACAGCTGGGAGGCCAGGAGGCCGACGACCAGCGTCAGGAAGACGCCGACCGCGATGGATACTTTGCGAACTAAATTCTTGCCTTGTGAAATCGTTGTCATGTGAACCTCTATGGAATGAATGTTTTCTTTATAGAAAGCTTTCTTGCTAACTTTCTTTCTGTGCTGCGACGATGCTCTGCATCAGCTTGCGCAGGGAGAGCCGGACCTGATCGTCCCGGATCGAGCCGTAGAGCTGCATCGCGACCAACGCCTCGCGGGG contains these protein-coding regions:
- a CDS encoding SPFH domain-containing protein; the protein is MTTISQGKNLVRKVSIAVGVFLTLVVGLLASQLFQTNNAGYVQVKQAAGSGQMSVRTQPGVYLKMFADIHEYRISDVYDFNAEDERIPVRFNDASTAFVSGQIKFRLPMTEQDILNIHQDFRSFEAVQSDLVRQVVAASLKQSATHFGAEEVYSTRRSDFINLVNEQIKNGIYATEYEERWRKDEDGNSFIERLVKVRLREDGKPFIAEPSTFDRYNVELVQLVINDIDFDEKTDELIAKRKEAEQEQVVAKANAERAKQDAITAQERGKANVAQAEAESLVEKKRAVIAAEKEREVAEEQALKAEEEKKAIIARGEAEARANALKVSAGLTPQEKAQFAKETAIGVAAELAKVKLPGLMVIGGQGQSGQVNPFDAVGLESFIRISKGLSKGAANE